The window ATCGAATCGCCACTCACCTTGAGCATGAAACTCGCTTGCGGGTTGCGGATTAAATAATCGTCCAGCGAAAGCGTATCTAATAACTCTTCCTCGGCCGGGCTTGGGAAACCGGCCTGAACCGAACCTAACAATTTAACAGGCGTTGAAAGATTTTTAGGAATAAGCTTTCCGCTAGAACGCTTTTCGATAAATCCTGCCTCAATTAATTTTTGAGTAAGCTTAAAAGCCGAACTTTTGGACGAATATCCAAACAGTACACACATTTCGGTATAACTGGGCAAGCGCCCCTCGCGCCTGAAAAACCGCCATAATTTTTCCCGTGCTTGTTCTATTGCTTTATCCATAAGCCCACCTTCATCAAGAAGTTAGAGAACGATCGTTCGCTAGTCAAGAGCCATAGCTAAAAAATTTTTAAGCCATCAATATTAAAGGCAGTTTTTTATTTCCAAAGTAGATAAACCCTTTGCAGACTACAACTAAAACTGAATATAATGTCTTTCTATGATTCCCCTTAAAAAGCTTAAAGGCAAACTTGTTACACTAGCTGTTATTTTTATCTGCGTGTCGCTCT is drawn from bacterium and contains these coding sequences:
- the lexA gene encoding transcriptional repressor LexA, which produces MDKAIEQAREKLWRFFRREGRLPSYTEMCVLFGYSSKSSAFKLTQKLIEAGFIEKRSSGKLIPKNLSTPVKLLGSVQAGFPSPAEEELLDTLSLDDYLIRNPQASFMLKVSGDSMIDEGIMPGDLVIIERGRAPKNGQVVVAQIDGEWTLKFYEKRGDKIRLIAGNKKYAPLTPKRELQMAGIVKAVVRRYE